Proteins encoded within one genomic window of Anastrepha ludens isolate Willacy chromosome 4, idAnaLude1.1, whole genome shotgun sequence:
- the LOC128859569 gene encoding myophilin isoform X1 — translation MSSNRAPKSGFAAEAQRKINSKYSEELAQECLEWIKIVTGEPINTAGDMDNFFEVLKDGVLLCKLANSLQPGSIKKVNESKMAFKCMENISAFLACAKNFGVPTQETFQSVDLWERQNLNSVVICLQSLGRKAHNFGKPSIGPKEADKNVRNFSEEQLRAGQNVISLQYGSNKGANQSGINFGNTRHM, via the exons atTAACTCAAAATACAGCGAAGAGCTGGCACAAGAATGCCTAGAATGGATTAAAATTGTAACTGGTGAACCGATCAACACAGCCGGTGATATGGACAACTTCTTCGAAGTACTGAAGGATGGCGTGCTTTTGTGCAAGTTGGCCAACTCACTGCAACCGGGTTCAATCAAGAAAGTCAACGAGAGCAAAATGGCATTCAAATGCATGGAAAACATTTCCG cTTTCTTGGCCTGTGCTAAAAACTTTGGTGTACCTACCCAGGAGACCTTCCAGAGTGTGGATTTATGGGAACGACAAAATTTAAACTCCGTCGTCATTTGCCTGCAATCATTAGGACGTAAG GCACACAACTTTGGTAAGCCATCAATCGGTCCGAAAGAAGCTGATAAGAATGTACGCAATTTCTCCGAGGAACAGTTGCGTGCTGGTCAAAATGTCATCTCACTACAGTACGGCTCAAACAAGGGTGCCAATCAGTCGGGCATCAATTTTGGCAACACCCGGCACATGTAA
- the LOC128859569 gene encoding myophilin isoform X2 → MYQNKINSKYSEELAQECLEWIKIVTGEPINTAGDMDNFFEVLKDGVLLCKLANSLQPGSIKKVNESKMAFKCMENISAFLACAKNFGVPTQETFQSVDLWERQNLNSVVICLQSLGRKAHNFGKPSIGPKEADKNVRNFSEEQLRAGQNVISLQYGSNKGANQSGINFGNTRHM, encoded by the exons atgtaTCAAAATAAG atTAACTCAAAATACAGCGAAGAGCTGGCACAAGAATGCCTAGAATGGATTAAAATTGTAACTGGTGAACCGATCAACACAGCCGGTGATATGGACAACTTCTTCGAAGTACTGAAGGATGGCGTGCTTTTGTGCAAGTTGGCCAACTCACTGCAACCGGGTTCAATCAAGAAAGTCAACGAGAGCAAAATGGCATTCAAATGCATGGAAAACATTTCCG cTTTCTTGGCCTGTGCTAAAAACTTTGGTGTACCTACCCAGGAGACCTTCCAGAGTGTGGATTTATGGGAACGACAAAATTTAAACTCCGTCGTCATTTGCCTGCAATCATTAGGACGTAAG GCACACAACTTTGGTAAGCCATCAATCGGTCCGAAAGAAGCTGATAAGAATGTACGCAATTTCTCCGAGGAACAGTTGCGTGCTGGTCAAAATGTCATCTCACTACAGTACGGCTCAAACAAGGGTGCCAATCAGTCGGGCATCAATTTTGGCAACACCCGGCACATGTAA